The genomic region GCAAAATTTCTTTCACGTTCTCTACCAAGGCGAATTGCAGGGCTCTGTTGAGCGCAGGACGAATATTGATCCAGGTCCATGTATGAGCTTTAGGCATGCGTAGTTTGAGAGCTCTGAAGCTGTAATACTTCTCATCGATCATCCCTACGTCGCTTCCTCTCCGAGTACGGCGACCTCGAGCGGCTTCTGTCTTGCTTCCTATCCCTATCTCGACTCCGCGGCCTGTCGTCGTAGCTTCGTCGTCGATGGCGCTGACTGTGTCTGTCTCTGCTTCTTGATCGATCTCGCCTGCTTCTGTCGCCTGAGCGATCGCGCCTATCTCTCGACCGTGATCGTGAGCGATCCTGGTGACTGTGCCTATCTCTATGCCGTCGGTCCCTATCGCCGTCTCTCGATCTTAATCTTGACCTTCGTCTCTTCTTGTGGCCTCGGTCCTCATCATGTCGATCGCGTCTCCTATCGCGACTTCTGTGCCTTTTCCGCTCATCCTTGTGCCTACTCTTCCTCTCCTTCTCCTTGTCTCCAAGTCCCACCGCTCGGTTCGCATCTTCCTCATCGTCCGCCAAAGCCTCCTTCAACGCCTTGTTGACCTCTCGCTGTGTGACTTTGCTCTCTCCCAACGGCTCATTGTTCGCGTTCGTCCGATCCGGCACCGGCAAGCCAAGCGCTTTTGCCATGGCATCTTCCTCTGCTTCTTTCACTTTTCGCAGCTCCGCGCGCTTCCTCTCGGCTTCTCTCGCCGCTCGCTCCTCGGGTGTCAGTTCCGCGTCTTCGGCTTTCGCATACCAGTTGAGATCTTTGTTCTGTTGCCAGCGGCCAACTGGTGCCATCAATGAGTGGCCGAGGTAGTTCTCGCGGTGCTGGGAGGACTTGACATCATCCCAGGAGAAGTTGACTCCGCCACGGGAGCCTTCTTTGCGGACTGTTTGGAGGAGGTCCATCGTTGTTGCAGTGTGCCTTGGAGGCAGTTGAAAGCCGTACAAGATGTTGATGTCGGGGTGAAGGTCTAGCTCATGAAAGTGACAAGCTTCAGCCCCACCAGAAAAGAAGGTTCGGGGCGTGCTGCAGGTACGGGGTCAAAGCTCATCAGGTATTGCGTTGCGTGTGCCAAAACGTGTCTTCCACTCTCTGGACATGTGGAGGAAGAAGCTCTGGTTCAGCTCCTTCTTTCCTGTATCATACAATGGGCAAGCATTGGGGTCTTGTCCAATTGCTTAGTGCAGCATGCGCTGTTCTGGCAGTCGCCGAGGAGCCGGTCATCTTCAGCAAAGCGTCCAACGACAGCTTGCTGTGGGGACCGTACAGGCCGAATCTCTACTTTGGTGTCAGACCGAGAGTGCCCAAGTCGCTCCTGGCTGGCCTTTTGTGGGCGCGAGTCGAAGACTTCGTATCCGTCCAAGGCAACACGAGATACACATGCGAGCAGCACGAGATCGATGGCTATGGCTGGGACAAGTATGATCCCAGGACGGGAGGGATACAAACAATCAAGGACAAGGGCAACGGTCTGGATCTAGAGACGACGTTCGTCAAGTTTGACGAGGGCCGTGGTGGTTGGGCTGCCAGGATCCGGGGCACACCAAGGACAGACGGGTCATTGCTTGAGGACAACCAATTCAGCACCGGAGGAGGCGATGGCAGATACGCCGTTTTCTTTGCGGTGGGAGCTGAGGGGCTTGGAACTGTCGAGCCTCAAGAGGCAGAAGGTGCTGAAGAGTTGGGATATGCCGGTGATGTGGTCTTCGACGGACAGACCCAAGATCTGGGCGAGTTCAAACTCACCATTACAAAGGGCACGTCCAAGAGCCACCCACGGCATAAACACCCTTCAGATAAGGCCAAGCCGTTAGATCGTACTTTTGTGCATTCTCAACAAGTCCAAGAGGAAGCACTCTGGCAAACCAAGCGTAGGTCAATCACAGCCCATCTCTTATCTCACACTCTCTCTGACACTTCTTTCATGCAGCACTTCTCTTCAGGTCTATGAAGACTGTCATCGATGCATACATCGAAGAATATACCCAAGAGAAGATGCCACCGCCGTGGCAGACATACACTATCGAGAACAAGCCAGGGCAAGGCAACATGCATCTGGTGCAGAAAGTGTTTGAAGGAGCATTCGAATTCGATGTGTTCTACACGGCTGCTGATGCAGAGCAAAAGA from Fulvia fulva chromosome 2, complete sequence harbors:
- a CDS encoding Multiple myeloma tumor-associated protein 2 — protein: MDLLQTVRKEGSRGGVNFSWDDVKSSQHRENYLGHSLMAPVGRWQQNKDLNWYAKAEDAELTPEERAAREAERKRAELRKVKEAEEDAMAKALGLPVPDRTNANNEPLGESKVTQREVNKALKEALADDEEDANRAVGLGDKEKERKSRHKDERKRHRSRDRRRDRHDEDRGHKKRRSRRDRSRSRDRHSQRHRRRSYDDRPRSRDRDRKQDRSRSRSPYSERKRRRDDR